The nucleotide sequence GCCGCCACGGTGCTGGTGTTTACGAAGAAAGGAATTTCAAGAGCTTCGGCCACTTTTAAAGCAGTGCCCATGGCCGAGATATTGTGCTGATAGCAATCCACTTTGGGTGCGGTCAGTTCATACAATCCCGCCATGTGCAGAAACAGCGCGTATTTCTTTTTGCGTAAAGCATCCAGATCCAGGCCTGCATTCCACTGACAAAGGTCTCCCTGGACTTCGGTCTTGCCTGAACGGGACAGCACGTCCACTTCGAATTTTTCGCGAAGCAAAGGAATGACCCGTTTACCCAGGAAGCCTGTGCCTCCGGTAACGAGAATGCGTGGTTTGGTCACGATGACCTCCGAATAGAACTATTGTCGGACCATGACTGGCAGTCCGTGATGCAGGCAACGAACAGTGATTTCCTGAACATCTCTGAGAAGGATCTCGCCATCCCCAAAGAAAGTCAAAGCGCGCTCGGGATTCTGGCTCTTTAGTCTGAACTCTTTCAGCTCAAATGACTTAAAGACCGGCGATTTTTCGACGGAACCGCGACGAAGATGGTAAGCCGCCAAAGTGTGACCAGGAATACTGTTGGTTTCAGAAAGAAGCAGGTTGACCGTACCGTCGGTATTGGAAGTAAACGGAGCCGGTACAAAACTGGATCCGATCTTTTGCTGATTGTTGATCAAAACAATCGGAGACGACGTTTCGACATTCACCTTGCCGGGAATTTCAATTTCCAGACCCCAGCCTTCCGGATTCCAGGTGCGAATCGCTTCGGCGGTCATCATGGAATAAACACTCGGCCCCATTTTCTTGACCGCATGATAACTTTTCTGTGCAAGGAAACGATAGGCTTTTGCTGACTTCGGGCAGTTCGCCAAAGTCTGCAGATGAGAACGGAATTTATTGGCAAGCTCTGCCGCTTTCGCCGGAAGGCCCAGGCCTCCGTTGGTCAGCATGTAAGCAACTTGTTCGCCGGAGCTGACTTCAATCACGTCGATGTTTTTCACAACACCTTCAAAGATGTTGCGAACAGCAGTGTCAATGCGGGTGGAAACTCCGATTTCGTGGGCAAGGTCATTGGCTGTTCCGGATCGAACAATGGCAATCGGAGGCAGCTTCCCGCCGTTCTGGTATTTCATGATGGCTTGGATCGCCACGTTGATAGTGCCGTCACCACCGCAGATAATAAAGTAGTCCGTTTTCTTCGCTTGTTCTTCCTGAACAAAGTCAAACATCTCTGTCATCGTCGAAGGACGACAGAAACGCAGATCGCAACGGAAAAGTGCTTCACGCACCTTCGCCTCGATCAACTCTGCATTCACAGAGCCTGCTTTGGAATTAACAAGGACGGACACTCTCATAATTTTTTGTTCTCCGAAGGTACCTTATAGCAAACCTCATACCGAACATGTCTCGCTTTGGGAACTTCTAGATTGCATTTGAGCCCTTGAAAGCCGCCCTAAAACGTCAATTTGGCACCGCTGACCAAAAAGTGATCACTTTGAGACAACAGTCCACTCGCATCTGTTTGGCGACATTTCCTCTCTGTAATCCGAGCCACGACGAACGGTGTACGCTCATAAACTCGCGGAGCACAAAATAAAAACTGTGGCTCCTAAGATCCCTCAATTTATCTTGAGCACTTCTTAACAGATTCCGAAAAGTATTATGAAACTAGACGTAAAAACCTCGTAAAAGGCACGTAAAAGGTACTGTATATGTTCAAGAAATTTTCAACCACGTTCACACTGATGGCCTTTGTCCTAACAACATCGGCTTGTACTATGAGCCTGGATCGCTTTGGCGAGATCATTTCTCCATCCACAGGCGATGATGATCAAACTCCAAATGTGACCGTGATCAAAGGAAAATTCCCACTGGGACAACCAGCGTTTAATCTGCAGCACAAGTCATTTTTAAGCGCAGCCCCTGGAAACAAATTTGTCTCTGCTTCCTTGTTTGAACATCAAATCTATGTGGCCACCGCTGACGGGAAAATTCTAAAAAGCATCAACCTGCCTGCGGCCGCAAAATGGCCGGATGGTGAAATCGTATCACTGGGTGTGGATTCAACGGGCTTGATTTATATTGGTCTTATCGAAAGAGACGGTGGAGGCAACCCGGTTCGCGAATACATTCAAAAGTACAATCTTGATGGCGTTCCTCAAGGTATCTTTAAGGAATTTACCCAAGAAGGCGGCACACTCCCGTCTGCCCAGGACATTACCTTTGATTCCAGTGACAACGTGTATCTGGCTATGACCTATTTCTATCAGATCCGCAAATACAACAAAACAACGGGCGCACAAATGGCGGCTTACGGAGCCGGCACTTCCGGCAGTGCTGATGGCGAATTCTGGGGTAACGCCAAATTCACCCTTGATGCCACGGGGCACGTTTACGTTGTTGATAGCTGGTCAGATCGACTGCAAAAGTTCCTGCCCAACGGAAGCTTCGACAGCAAGATCACCTGGCCGACGCAAATCCTGCCGGTCCCACCAGCGACGGTTGCATACAGCAATGTTGGGAATCTGGCATTGCTATCCGATGGAAACTTCCTGATCAGTCAAAGCGACAGTAACGGCTACCTTTTTGCATTTGATCCAACCGGAGCCTTGCTTTATATCACCGATGGCAGTGCGGGGGCCACTCAGTTCACAAGCAGCCCCGTCGTCTTTGCTGAAGCTGGGAATGAAGTCTATGTCATGAACAGCAACACAACCCGAGTGTACAACAAATTCACGGGAGTTTTGGCCCGTAAATATGATCCGACTTTATCGAATGCACTGGGTGTGGCCCGCGATTCACAGGGCAACACTTATGTCAGCGACATGGGCGGCATCAAACGATTTGATACCACCGGGTTCAATGACCTGTCCTTTGCCGCGGGCGCCATGATGTACGATATCGACATGGACAGCCAAGGCATCATTTACGGTGCGAACCTGCTTACTGGCAAGATCATGAAGTACAATCCAGATGGAACTTCCGCCGGCGAAATCACCCCGACTGGCACGGCGTATTTCCTGGATATCGTTCATGACAAAGACCTTGATATCGACGTGATCTATCAAACTGATGCCGCCAACGGATTAATCAGAAAGCTGAACACTTCCGGTGTTGAACTGGGCACCCTGGGTGCTGGCAACATTATTTCTCCGATCAGTGTGGCAGCGACAGCCGACGGCGGCGTCGTCGTTTCCGATGCCGCCAACACCGGACCAGGTGCACCTTTCCGTGCACTGGTCAAAATCAATGCTGACAACACCGTTGCATGGACCATCTTGCCGGGTGCGGCGGGTAACCTCGCCACCATTTTCGGAATCGCCGAAGACACCGACGGCAGCATCCTGGTAGCGGATGCTGGTGGTAACAAAGTAGTCCGCTTCTCTGCGGCCGGGGCACACATGACCACCTATGGTCAGGCTGGTGCGGCGGCAGGTGATTTCACGATGCCCGTCGACATCATTCTGGATGCGGGCCGAAACTTCTATGTCTCGGAAGCTGGTAACAGCCGGGTGCAGAAGTTCAATTCCGCCGGCGTTGTGCAGGCAGAATAAAAAAAGCGGCCTAAAAAGCCGCTTTTTTCGTTTTATGTGGAACGCAAAAGTTCCGGGATGGATTTCTTCAAAAGCTTTCGGACCGGCCACAAACTTGCCACCACCGTGGCGATCATCGGCAGCAGTAACGCCTGCAGATAGTGGCTGGGCTGAATATCCAGGAACACAAAGAACTGTCGTGTGATCCCCGGAGCCGGAGGCATCGGAATCCCCTGACGAAGCAGGGTTGCATCCACCAGGATCGCAATGCAAATCCCCAGGAATCCACCCAGCACACCCAGCAAACTGTTTTCAATCATCAGGATCTTAAACAGACGGCTGCGTTTTTCCCCGTTCGCCCGCAATGCCCCCATCTCGCCCGCTCTTTCCAGCAAGCCAGTGGAAATCACATTAAAGATCCCCATCGCCACAATCACCAGAATGATCGAACGGATGAACGAAAACTGTGCATTCAGGAAGTCCACAGAGTTCTGATAATAGTTCTTGTCCAGAATCTCGAATGGCACCGCTTCCAGGGACGGATTGGCTTTGCGCAAATCTGCATCAACAGCCTTCCACGCTTCCACGCCTTTCGTTGCCAGCGAAAACATCTCGACGCGAGTGGTATCAAGCAACGCTTGAGCCTGCTTCAGATCCACACGATAGAAGGAATCATCGATGACTTTCTTACCAGTGAAGAAGATCCCTGCCACCGTCAGATCCGCCCCGTTCAGCTGACCGTTCACGGTCTGAGTCAACAACGTCACCACATCGCCAGTTTTGGCGTCGATACTTTCTGCCAGACCTTTTCCAAGAATGATCTGATCCTGACCCTGCAGATCGTGGCCTTCGATAAAGTTCATCTCGGTAAAGAACTTGTTTTCTCGCTCGGGAATCACGCCCTCGCCTTTACCGCCCAGGGTGATGCCACCTTTAACGATAAAGGAATAAAAAGACACGCGCGGGAAGACTTCGGTCACGGACGCAGAACTGCGAATCTGTTTTTCGATTTCATCCGCATTTTCAAACCACAGCTTCCACGGGGTTTCGTGAACTTTGCCGAAATAGTTCTGCGGGAATACCTGGCCGTAACCGTAGTAACCGTGAATAACGTTTTCACGGTACTGGTTCATCACACCCGTGTTAAAGCCCTGATAGATCAACAAACCTGCAGCCCCCAAAGCCACCGTACACAAGCTGGCCCAGGTGCGACGAGGATTTCTGAACAGATTGCGCCAGGAGATTTTCAACAGTTCCAACATTATTTATCCCCCTGGCTTTTCGTGTTGTCGATCATGCCGTCTTTCATGCGATACACGGATTTGGCAAAACTCACCAGATGCGAATCGTGAGTCGAGAAAATGAAGCTGGTGTTTTCAGACTTCTGCAGTTCTTTGAATGCGTTGATGGTTTTTTCCGCCGTCACCGAATCCAGATTCGCCGTCGGCTCATCGGCCAGAACCACCGCAGGCTTTTTTGCAATCGCGCGGGCAATGGCCACACGCTGGCGTTGACCACCGGAAAGCTCTAGCGGCTTTTTCTTGGCGTGATCGGCAAGACCCAATAAGTCCAAAGTCTCCATCGCCACTTTGTGGGCGTTGGCGTGGTTGTAACCCAAAGAAGGCAGGAAGTAGGACGTGTTTTCAAGTACGGTCAAAGTGGGAATCAGATAGAATGACTGGAAGATGAATCCAACCTTGTGCAGACGCACGTTTTCTTTTTCAGACTCTGGCAGATGAGTGACATCTTCACCGGCAAATTCCAAATGCCCATTGCTTGGAGTATCAATCAAACCCAAAAGATTCAGCAACGTGGTTTTACCGGTTCCACTCGGACCCACGATGCAGGTGAAACAGCCTTTTTCCAGTTCCAGATCAATACCTTTCAGAACCGGCACTTGTTTGCCGTTCCAAAGGTATGAATATTCCAGGCCCTTAAGACGATACAGAGCACTCATGTTGCTGACTCCTTGAAGTTAAAGATAGAAGCGGAAGCCGATGGCGATAAAGGCGCCGGACAGATTCAAGTCACGCTGCTCGCCTGCGGCCGTGGTGACTTTGTCACCGCTGTTCACCGGACCTTTGAAAGTGGTGACAGATTTGGTGTATTCCAGATTCTCGATATTCAGCTGACGGTATCCCATTTCCACAACAATGGTGGTGGTGTCGGTCAAAAGACCTTCATATCCCAACGAAGCATTCAGCAAAGTGCCAGAACCTTTGGCTTCAACATCATGATTGGAAACACCGGGGAAGGCTGTTTGCCCGTCTGTTGTCAGAGTGTAGCTGTTCTTCATGGTCACGCTGGCAGCACCCACACCCAAAGCCACAAAGGACCGCGATCGTGCATTGCTTTGCAAATTGAATTCAACACCCAGCTTTGGAGCATAACCCAGAATCTGGCTGTCGGCGGTGTACAGCTCGGTTTCAGAAGCGTTGGTCGCCGAAGAGCCTTCAATAGCGCTGGGTCTGATGATCTCAAGACCGAAACGCAAGCTCATATACTGGCGCGTGTACAGGAAGCCGAACTCGCCACTGTAGTTGTATCCGGAACCACCACTGTAACTCAACCCCGTGGCTTCACCATCGAAGGCCCCGGTGCCAATCGCGGAAGGCCCCGCCGACACATCAAAGTAAGCGGCGAAGGTTTCATTGTTGATATTAAAAACGCGGGCCTGCGCCGAAGTTGCAGAAATCAGCAGTGCCGCAAAAAGAAGTCCCCGCACGATCACGACTACTCCGTGATCAGGTCAATAACGACCTTGCTGGTGCTTTTTTTGCCAGCAACCTGATAGACGCGAACCTTGGTGTTCTTTTTCAGATCCAGAGTCAGATTCAAAGAGCTGTCGACAGGATCCAGACTCATGTTGGTCTTCACCACCGCCATCGAACCTTTCAGTCGGTCTGTCAGACGCTTTTGATCGATATTGGCATTCGGCATCTGAGCAAAGTCCACCACCAGACGCTGAGGATTTTTCTTCAGCTCTGCATAGTAGTAACCGGGCCAGCCGCGCAGCATGCCGCCGTTGATATCACCGACATCAATCACGATACGCTCGACTTTTTTACCCGCATCCGCAGTACGGCGAACGTCCATCAAGGTGAAGCCGGTTCCGGCAAGACCACCGAAACTGACACCTTCACCAGAAAGAATTTTGGAGGCAGCAGGTTTGCTTTGTTGTTTGGAGATTGCGCCTTGAGCAGGCAAAGCCAATAGAGCGGCCAATACACATCCAATGTACTTCATCATGATCGACTCCTTTCGAACACATCCCTTAAGCCTAAAGGGGAACACCCCTTCTGCCAACCCCAAATCCCCTTTTTTACCCTGTCCCGCCCCGTCTCAAACCAGGAACCTTTCGCGGCGCAGGGTGACGCTTTTGGGCCCCATTTTTGTAAAAAGGGGGGCTGAGGTCGAATATATAGGGGCTGAATAGATTCTCACAAGGCACAGAACTTGGATCCCTAGGCATTGTTGAAAGATTTTTTAACTTTGGGAGTGCTTTATGAAAAAGCTCATAACAATGGTTCTGACTGTATTTGCGCTGGCAGCCTGTCAGCCGGGAAATGACGGCGGTGGCAACAACACCGTAACCAACCCTGGTCAGATCGCGACCACACCACTGCAGCTTCCGTGTATCAACGGAACGGCTTACTGTAACAACGGTGCCTACGCCAACTATCAGGGTTGGATGCCTTATCCAGGCATGTACAACTATGCTTACAACTATTCGAACATCTTTGCCCAGCAAGGGTTCTGTGGTTGCCCGAGTGGTTACCTGCCAACTTACAACGGCACATTTGGTTTGGGCTGCGTTCAGCAACAGCTGATCATGCCTTACTGGAATGATTATTTCTTCTGGTCTTACGGATACGGCTGGGGCTTCGGCTACATGTCCATTCCGTCAGCTCCGCAGATGACGATCAATCATCCGCAGTATTCAAACATTCCAACGAATTCTAACAGCTTCTCCAGCTGCTCTCAGACCCTCACTCAGAGCTGTGTTTTGAGCCAAGGGAACACTTGCGGTGTCGGGGCGACATGCCGCCAAGTTCTGTCCGGTTCGAATCTTGGAGTTTGTGTTAAAAACTAGAGAGGCGCGGCACTTCTCGACCGTTTTGACGGACTAATATGCCGCATCAAACGCCCCCTTTGGAATAACCACCAAAGGGGGCTTTCTATTTCTGCCTGGCCTTGCTTCGGGGGCGGCGGCCTTGGGAGGGGGAGGGTCCCTTAACTGGGGCACGGGCTCCTGCCCTCTGCCGGCCTTTCGCTTCGCGACCATCCTGGGCCGGAGGCCCCTGTTAAGGGACCCTCCCCCTCCCAAGGCCTCTTTCCCGGCATGTCCAAACGGAAAGAGAAAACCCCCTTTTTCTTTTCACCCGCCCAAACGCTGGGTCTTGCTGCCTGTGTGGTTTTCAAGGAAAATTTGGTTTTAAAAGTGCTGTCATTTGACCCGTCTGGTGGCGTCGGGTTGAGTCATTTTTTTATCCGGGTTTTTCGCTTTATTTCAGGGCTTTTTCATGGAAGAACGGAAGGGTGTTTTTCACTCTATTTCGGAGGTTCCTATGAATACGACCAATCCTCTTTTGCAACCCTTCAAAAACAAAGATCAGGCTGTGCCTTTTGATCTGATCAAAGTTGAGCACTATGTGCCGGCGGTTGAAGAAGCCATCAAGATGGCAAAAGAAAATGTGGCTAAGATCAAAGCCAATCCGGCGGTTCCGGATTTTGAAAATACGATTGTGGCTTTGGAAGCGGCCAGCGTTCATGCTGATCAGATTTCCACGATCTATTCCAACCTGGAAGTGGCTCATGCGGATGAAGCGCTTCAGGCTTTGGCTAAAGATATCTACCCGATGCTGACGGCGTTGAGCTCTGACATCTCTTTGGATGCTGAGATCTTTGCGCGTGTGAAAGCGGTTTACGACAAACGTGCATCTTTGAATCTGAATCTGGAACAAACTCGCCTGCTGGAAAAGACTTACCTGTCTTTCACCCGCAACGGGGCTTTGCTGGAAGGTGCTGACAAGGAAACTCTTCGTCAGATCGATCAGGAGCTTTCTGTTCTTGGTCCGAAATTCTCTGAGAATGTTTTGAAGGCGACCAATTCTTTCGAAATGCTTTTGGATAAAAAAGAAGATGTTGATGGCTTGCCCGAGGGCACCCTTGAAGGTGCGGCGGCTTTGGCGAAATCCAAAGGTCATGACGGCAAGTGGATGTTCAATCTGCAGATCCCTTCTTACCTTCCGTTCATGACTTATGCAAAAAACCGTGCGCTTCGTGAGAAAATGTGGAGAGCGTTTTCTTCCAAAGCCTTCAAAGGTGAATTCGACAATCAGACCAACGTTCTGAAAATTGTTGAGCTTCGTGACAAGCGCGCGAAAGTTTTAAAATTCACCACGCATGCTGATTTCGTATTGGCAGAGCGTATGGCGAAAAATCCAAAAACTGTTATGGACTTCCTGAACAAACTTCTGGCGGCTTCCAAGAATGCCGGCATGAAGGACGTTCAAGAGCTGACAGAGTTCGCGGGCAAGCTGGATGGTCTGAAAGAGATCAAACCTTGGGACGTGGCTTATTATTCTGAAAAACTGAAAGAAGAGCGTTACGCGTTCAACGAAGAGGACCTGCGTCCTTACTTCAAACTTGAAAACGTGGTTGAAGGTGTTTTTGCTCATGCGAAGAAACTTTACGGCCTGACTTTCAAGGAAAACAAGGAAATCCCGGTTTATCACCCGGAAGTGAAAGCTTACGAGATCTATGAAGATGCCTCCGGCAAATACATGGGTCTGTTCTACACGGATTACTTCCCGCGCGAGACCAAAAAAGGCGGAGCTTGGATGACCCAGTTCCGTTCACAAGGTCTGATCGACGGCGAAATGAAACGCCCGCACGTCAGCATCGTGTGCAACTTCACGCAGCCGACTCCGACCAAGCCGTCACTTTTGACTTATGACGAAGTTCGCACTTTGTTCCATGAGTTCGGTCACGCTTTGCACGGCATGCTGTCTGAATGTACTTATCCTTCCCTGAGCGGCACCAACGTTTACTGGGACTTCGTGGAGCTTCCTTCCCAGATCATGGAAAACTGGGTTGGCGAAAAAGAGGGCCTGGATATCTTTGCCCGTCACTATGAAACCAACGAACCCATGCCGGCAGAGCTGATCGAAAAATTGAAACGCTCCCAGAAATTCCAGGCGGGTTACATGTCCTGCCGTCAGATCCAGTTCGGTCTGATGGATATGGCTTGGCATTCCACCAATCCAGACACCATCAAGGACGTGGACGCATTTGAAGAGCTGGCAACGGCCGAAACCCGTCTGTTCCCGAAAGTGGATGGCGCGAATTCCTCTTGCAGCTTCGGCCACATCTTTGCTGGTGGTTATTCTGCAGGTTATTACTCTTACAAATGGGCCGAGGTTCTGGATGCGGATGCCTTTGAGTACTTCAAGGAAAAAGGCCTGTTCAATCAGGAAGTGGCCAAGAAGTTCAAAGACAACGTTCTAAGCCGTGGTGGCACCGAGCACCCGATGGATTTGTACAAGAAATTCCGCGGTCGTGAGCCGGATCCAAACGCTCTTTTGCGTCGTGATGGACTGATTTAATGAAGAAGAGTTCGATGGACAAAGAACACAAACAGAGCAAGCTGGTTTTGAAAGAAAACGGCAGCATTGGTTTGGTCTATCGCCTGGAGACTGCGCAAGCGGTCTCTTTGGCTAAAAAGGTCGCGGAATTTCTGAAAGAACGCGGCTTTGACGTCTTCACCTGCCCTGATCAGAAAGTGGTTGCGGGCACGAAGGCGGCGAAAACCAAAAAGCACATGGACGATCTGAAACTGGTGATCGTTCTTGGCGGTGACGGAACGTACTTGCGTGCCGTTCGTTTGCTGGAAGGTCGCAGTGTTCCTATTCTGGGCTTCAACATGGGCTCGTTGGGTTTCCTGACAGCTCACAGTGCGGATTCCTGCTTTGATATCATCGAAAAAACTCTGGATGGAAAAATGGTTCAGCGTCCGCGCTCCATGATCCATTCCAAAATCCTGCGCAAAGGAAAGGTTCGTGCCGAGTACCACGCGCTGAACGACATGGTGATTGAAAGGGGCTCGATGTCCCAATTGATCAACACGGCGATTTATTCTGAAAAGTTCCTGGTAAGTCAGGTGAAGGCCGATGGTTTCATCGTGGCAAGTCCTTCGGGCTCCACGGCGTACAATCTGGCAGCGGGTGGCCCGATCTGCCATCCGGAATCCCCGGTGTTTGTGGTGACCCCGGTGGCGCCTCACAGCCTGACTTCCCGTCCGTTGTTGTTCCCGGATGACCGGGAGCTTTCTTTCCGTCTGGAGGGTAAAACCCAAAAGGCCCACTTCATCGTGGACGGACAGAAGATGACCGAGCTGACGGCCGATGACGAAGTCATCATCAGCCGCTCTTGTTATGACCACTGGATGGTTCGTGAAGCCAATCACAACTATTTCCATTTGCTGCGCGAGAAACTGAAATTCGGCGATCGAAACTGAGCTTAAGGAAAGATTATGTTACTTGAGTTGAAAGTGTCCAATTTTGCGATTATCGAAAACCTGCATGTCTCTTTCAAAGAGGGACTGAACATCATGAGCGGTGAAACCGGTGCCGGTAAATCCGTTCTGCTGAAAAGTCTTTCCCTGTTGATGGGCGGCAAAGGTTCCAGCGACACCATTCGTACGGGCGCCACTCAGGCGACCATCGAAGGTTCATTTGATATTTCCTCCCGCCCCGACATTCAGAAAATGCTGCACGATATGGGCATTGAAGCCGAAGAGCAGACACTGATTGTCCGCCGTGTGCTGAGCGCTGGTGACAAATCCAAGGTTTATCTGAACGGCGGCTTAAGCACCCTCAACAGCTTGAAAGATATCGTGGCTCCGATGGTGGAACTGGCAGGGCATTCGGCTCCGCTGATTGAAATGACCGGCCAGCACGAAAATCGCAACCTGATGTCCAAGCACTATCACCTGGATCTTTTGGATCAGTACGCCGGCACCTGGGACAAGCGCTTGTT is from Bdellovibrio bacteriovorus str. Tiberius and encodes:
- a CDS encoding NHL repeat-containing protein, which produces MFKKFSTTFTLMAFVLTTSACTMSLDRFGEIISPSTGDDDQTPNVTVIKGKFPLGQPAFNLQHKSFLSAAPGNKFVSASLFEHQIYVATADGKILKSINLPAAAKWPDGEIVSLGVDSTGLIYIGLIERDGGGNPVREYIQKYNLDGVPQGIFKEFTQEGGTLPSAQDITFDSSDNVYLAMTYFYQIRKYNKTTGAQMAAYGAGTSGSADGEFWGNAKFTLDATGHVYVVDSWSDRLQKFLPNGSFDSKITWPTQILPVPPATVAYSNVGNLALLSDGNFLISQSDSNGYLFAFDPTGALLYITDGSAGATQFTSSPVVFAEAGNEVYVMNSNTTRVYNKFTGVLARKYDPTLSNALGVARDSQGNTYVSDMGGIKRFDTTGFNDLSFAAGAMMYDIDMDSQGIIYGANLLTGKIMKYNPDGTSAGEITPTGTAYFLDIVHDKDLDIDVIYQTDAANGLIRKLNTSGVELGTLGAGNIISPISVAATADGGVVVSDAANTGPGAPFRALVKINADNTVAWTILPGAAGNLATIFGIAEDTDGSILVADAGGNKVVRFSAAGAHMTTYGQAGAAAGDFTMPVDIILDAGRNFYVSEAGNSRVQKFNSAGVVQAE
- a CDS encoding diacylglycerol/lipid kinase family protein, whose translation is MRVSVLVNSKAGSVNAELIEAKVREALFRCDLRFCRPSTMTEMFDFVQEEQAKKTDYFIICGGDGTINVAIQAIMKYQNGGKLPPIAIVRSGTANDLAHEIGVSTRIDTAVRNIFEGVVKNIDVIEVSSGEQVAYMLTNGGLGLPAKAAELANKFRSHLQTLANCPKSAKAYRFLAQKSYHAVKKMGPSVYSMMTAEAIRTWNPEGWGLEIEIPGKVNVETSSPIVLINNQQKIGSSFVPAPFTSNTDGTVNLLLSETNSIPGHTLAAYHLRRGSVEKSPVFKSFELKEFRLKSQNPERALTFFGDGEILLRDVQEITVRCLHHGLPVMVRQ
- a CDS encoding ABC transporter permease; translation: MLELLKISWRNLFRNPRRTWASLCTVALGAAGLLIYQGFNTGVMNQYRENVIHGYYGYGQVFPQNYFGKVHETPWKLWFENADEIEKQIRSSASVTEVFPRVSFYSFIVKGGITLGGKGEGVIPERENKFFTEMNFIEGHDLQGQDQIILGKGLAESIDAKTGDVVTLLTQTVNGQLNGADLTVAGIFFTGKKVIDDSFYRVDLKQAQALLDTTRVEMFSLATKGVEAWKAVDADLRKANPSLEAVPFEILDKNYYQNSVDFLNAQFSFIRSIILVIVAMGIFNVISTGLLERAGEMGALRANGEKRSRLFKILMIENSLLGVLGGFLGICIAILVDATLLRQGIPMPPAPGITRQFFVFLDIQPSHYLQALLLPMIATVVASLWPVRKLLKKSIPELLRST
- a CDS encoding M3 family metallopeptidase; the protein is MNTTNPLLQPFKNKDQAVPFDLIKVEHYVPAVEEAIKMAKENVAKIKANPAVPDFENTIVALEAASVHADQISTIYSNLEVAHADEALQALAKDIYPMLTALSSDISLDAEIFARVKAVYDKRASLNLNLEQTRLLEKTYLSFTRNGALLEGADKETLRQIDQELSVLGPKFSENVLKATNSFEMLLDKKEDVDGLPEGTLEGAAALAKSKGHDGKWMFNLQIPSYLPFMTYAKNRALREKMWRAFSSKAFKGEFDNQTNVLKIVELRDKRAKVLKFTTHADFVLAERMAKNPKTVMDFLNKLLAASKNAGMKDVQELTEFAGKLDGLKEIKPWDVAYYSEKLKEERYAFNEEDLRPYFKLENVVEGVFAHAKKLYGLTFKENKEIPVYHPEVKAYEIYEDASGKYMGLFYTDYFPRETKKGGAWMTQFRSQGLIDGEMKRPHVSIVCNFTQPTPTKPSLLTYDEVRTLFHEFGHALHGMLSECTYPSLSGTNVYWDFVELPSQIMENWVGEKEGLDIFARHYETNEPMPAELIEKLKRSQKFQAGYMSCRQIQFGLMDMAWHSTNPDTIKDVDAFEELATAETRLFPKVDGANSSCSFGHIFAGGYSAGYYSYKWAEVLDADAFEYFKEKGLFNQEVAKKFKDNVLSRGGTEHPMDLYKKFRGREPDPNALLRRDGLI
- a CDS encoding NAD(+)/NADH kinase — encoded protein: MKKSSMDKEHKQSKLVLKENGSIGLVYRLETAQAVSLAKKVAEFLKERGFDVFTCPDQKVVAGTKAAKTKKHMDDLKLVIVLGGDGTYLRAVRLLEGRSVPILGFNMGSLGFLTAHSADSCFDIIEKTLDGKMVQRPRSMIHSKILRKGKVRAEYHALNDMVIERGSMSQLINTAIYSEKFLVSQVKADGFIVASPSGSTAYNLAAGGPICHPESPVFVVTPVAPHSLTSRPLLFPDDRELSFRLEGKTQKAHFIVDGQKMTELTADDEVIISRSCYDHWMVREANHNYFHLLREKLKFGDRN
- a CDS encoding ABC transporter ATP-binding protein gives rise to the protein MSALYRLKGLEYSYLWNGKQVPVLKGIDLELEKGCFTCIVGPSGTGKTTLLNLLGLIDTPSNGHLEFAGEDVTHLPESEKENVRLHKVGFIFQSFYLIPTLTVLENTSYFLPSLGYNHANAHKVAMETLDLLGLADHAKKKPLELSGGQRQRVAIARAIAKKPAVVLADEPTANLDSVTAEKTINAFKELQKSENTSFIFSTHDSHLVSFAKSVYRMKDGMIDNTKSQGDK